One Streptomyces umbrinus genomic window, AGCACGCACAGCAGGGGGTACGCGACCGCTGCCGGACGAGCCCAGCGCAGGGCCGGATCGCGCCACAGCCGCAGCCAGCCCGCGACCCACACCGGCACGAACAGCGGGGACAGATAGATGAGTTGCTCGGGCACGAACAGGATCCGGTTCTCGGTCCCGTCGTCCGTGCCATTCCCCTCCGCGACCGTCAGTTGAGGCCAGTCGTGATCCGCCTGCCACCACAGATTGGGCGCGGCCACCGCGAGAGCCACGGCAGCGCCGGCGAGCAGCCACGGTCTGCGCAGCACCCGCCGCGGCCCCACGGCGAGCACGCCCGCGAGCAGCGCGACGACCAGGAGCGCCACGAGGTACTTGTTCAGCAGACCGACCCCGACGCACAGGCCGATCGCGAGCCACCACCGCCCGTCGCCGGTGCGCAGCAGGCGCAGTACCAGCCAGCAGATCAGCAGCCAGGCCAGCAGGTCGAAGGTCGCGGTCGACATCATGTGCCCGACGCCCAACGGCTGCGCGGACACGCCCGCGAGCCCCGCCGCGACCACCTGCGTCCTGCGGTCTCCGCCCAACTCCCGTGCGACGAGGGCGACCACGAAGACGGCGCCCACGAACGCGAACGTTGCCGGGACCCGCAGCGCGACGGTGGAATCCCCGAACAGCGCAGTGGCCGCCCGCGCGAGGAACGGCGTCAGCGGCGGCTGGTCGACATACCCCCAAGCCGGATGATCGCCCGCCGCGAGGAAGTACAACTCGTCGCGGTGGTACCCGTATCGGCCCGACAGCGCGGTCAGTACGGCGGCGAGAACGGCCGCCAGAGCCGCCACGGGACCGAGGGTGAAACGAGGTAACTCGCATGGCGCGTCGTCCTGTTCCCGATCCATAGCGTCCCCCCGCCAACCGGTGGCATCACCGTACTGAGGGGGACCGATCCGGTCGAGGGGGCCCGTCATGACCCGAGGACGCATTGCGGCCCGGGCCAACTCCCCGTAGAACACCGCCCATGAGAAGACGGATCATCATGTCCATGCTCGCCGGGGTGACCCTCGTGGCGGGAGCCCTCCTCGGGGCGGCCCCGGCGCAATCGGCCGACGTGCCTGCCGAGTTCGGCGCCGACTGGCACGACCCGGTCACCGCCGCCCCACCGGTCACCCGACCGGACACCAAGTCCTGCGACGTCACCGTCGCCGAGGCACAGTTCCGCGACTTCACGCCCTACAAGGGCACGTACGCACCCCCGCGCGGCTGCGGCGACCGCTGGAACAAGGTTGTCCTGCGCCTCGACGGCAAGGTCAAGGGACGGCAGTTCGACCGGCTCGGCTATCTGCACATCGGCGGAGTCGAGGTCTTCCGTACGTCCACGCCGCAGCCCTCGCCCGACGGCATCGAGTGGTCGGTGGAGAAGGACGTCACGCGCTACAGCGACACGTTGCGCGAGGACCAGGATGTCGAGATGCTCATCGGGAACGTCGTCGACGACACCTACACGGGCATCATCGACGTCAAGGTCACACTCACCTTCTACGCGGGCGAGCCCGCCGCCACGATCAACGCGGGCGAGACCGCCGTGAAGACCCCCGACCGCGTCCTCACCCTCCAGGACGGCACCCTCACCACGCCCCGGAACAGTGAACGCATCGTCGCCGAGGTATACGCCACAGGGTCGGGCGGCGGCTGCGAGGAGTACTGGTATCTGACGGTGCCCGACGTCGCGCCGTACTCCTGCAAGGCCGGCGACGGCCCCTACCGCGAGGTGCAGGTCAAGGTCGACGGCCGGCTCGCGGGCATCGCGGCGCCGTTCCCGACCGTCTGGACCGGAGGCTGGTCCAACCCCTTCCTCTGGTACGTGATTCCGGGCCCGCGCGCCTTCGACATCAAGCCCGTCGAGTACGACCTGACACCGTTCGCCGGGCTCCTCAACGACGGCCGACCGCACCGGATCGACGTCTCCGTAGTGGGCGTTCCCGAGGGGCAGGCCGGCTGGAGCACCCCGGTGAACGTCCTCGTCTGGCAGGACGCGAAGAGCAAGCACGTCACCGGGAAGCTCACCGCGCACAGGGCGGGAGACCTCGACAACTCCTCTGCGTACACGCCGGGTTCGGAGCACCGTCTCGACACAGAGGCCGGGCATCGGCTGACCGTGGCCGGGTACGTCGACACCTCGCACGGCCGCGTGAAGACCACCGTCGATCGCAGGCTGGCCAACACCTCCGTGCACCGCTGGACCGACGGCGAGAACACCGACGCGCTGAAGGGGACCTGGACCGACGACGAGACGGTCACCGTGGACGGTCGCGGGCCCGCCAAGTCGACCCGGACGCACCGCACCTACACCATGGACGGCACCACGACACTCGGCGCGGGCGACCGGCTGCGGACGGTGCTGTCGCTGGGGGACCGGGCCGCGGTCGAGGAGACGCGAGGCGGCCGGCGCACGGCGTGGTCCCGGCTCGACGACAGTTACGCGGGTGACGCCACGTATACGGCGAACGTGCCGCGCGACCAGCGGCACGCGGTCGGTACGACCAGTGAGCGCTACCGGTTGTACGGAACGGGCGGTTGTCACGACCGGACGCTGGTGACCGTGCAGGGGACGCTCACCGAGGACCGCGCGGCCTGCTGAACGGTCCGGTGTGGGACGTGCCACATCCCTCGATGATTTACATGCCTGTCACATCGAGGTCTCCGGCGGTAGCAAACTCCCCCGATAGTGATCACCGCGGAATCCGCTTTCCGCATCCCAGAAGTCCCCCTGGAGGAGTGCCCGTGCCGCCGTCTGTACCGTCCCCGCGACGCGTCGCACGCATCTTGCGTACCTCACTGTTCGCGCAGGTCGCCTGCGCGCTCGTACTCGGAATCGTCGTCGGAAGGTTGTGGCCGGACACGGCCACGACCTTCCAGCCGCTCGGCGACGGCTTCGTGCGCCTCATCAAGACGGTGATCTCGCCGCTCGTGTTCTGCGTGGTCGTCGTCGGCATCGCCAAGGCCGGCAACCTGAAGGCCTTCGGACGGATCGGCCTCAAGGCCCTGATCTGGTTCGAGATAGCCTCCACGGCCGCGCTGCTCATCGGCCTGATCGCCGCCAACGTCTTCGCCCCCGGGTCGGGCATGAACGTCGACCCGTCGAAGCTCGACGCCTCGGCGGTCGACGACAAGACCGCCGGTGGCGCGCTGCCGTCGACCACCGAGTTCGTCCTCAACGCGCTGCCGCAGAGCGCGGTCGGCGCCTTCGCCGAGAATTCACTGCTGCAGGTCCTGGTGCTGGCCTGCCTCACGGGTGCTGCGCTGCTCCACCTCGGCCACACCAAGGTGCCCGCGATCCTGCCCGCCATCGAGCAGGCGCAGGAGATCATCTTCGCGATCGTCGGCTTCGTCATGAAGCTGGCCCCGCTCGCCGTCTTCGGCGCGATGGTCCACCTGGTGGGGGAGTACGGCCTCGGGGTCATGAAGACGTACGGCAAGCTCATCGTTCTCTGCTACGCCGTGGCGGTGCTCTTCCTCGTGCTGCTCGCGGTCGCGTTGAAGCTGGTCACCGGGCTGAGCCTGTGGAAGTTCGTCCGCTACACGCGCGCGGAGTTGCTGCTCGCGCTCGGCACCGCGTCCAGCGAGACGGTCATGCCGCGCATGATGCAGAAGCTGCGGCAGGCGGGTGCCCGTGACGACGCGGTGGGTCTGGTGCTGCCGACGGGATACTCCTTCAACCTCGACGGCGCCTCGATCTATCTCTCCATCGGCACGCTGTTCATCGCGCAGGCCGTGGGTGTCGACCTCAGCCTGAGCCAGCAGGTCACCGTGATCCTGGTGCTCATGCTGACCAGCAAGGGAATGGCCGGCATCCCCGGTTCGGCCTTCCTCGCCCTGTCGGCGACCGCCTCCTCGCTCGGCGCCATCCCCGCCGGGGCCGTCGCCCTGCTGCTCGGCGTCGACCGCATCATGGACTCGATGCGCGTCGTCACCAACCTGCTCGGCAACTGCGTCGCCGTCTTCGCGGTCTCCCGCTGGGAGGGCGCCCTGGACATGGACCGGGCGAAGAAGATGCTCGACGGCGAGATCGCCTTCGTGGAGGAGGACGTGACGCCCGCCGGCAGCGACCCGACGGCGGAAGTGCCCTCGCAGACCGCCAAGACCGCCAAGACCGCCCAGACCGCGCCGGCGGACGCTCCGGACGCGGGCGAGGAGCCTGCGGACACGGCGGAGGATCCCGCGGGGCCCAAGGCCTCGTTGGCCAAGGAGCCTGCGGGCGAGGTGAGTTGAGCGCCGGGGCCCGGCGCATCCGCTCGACGCCGGGCCCCACGCTTCCCATCCCCGAAGGCCCCTGAAGGCCTCGGAGGACTCCCGAAGGACTCCAGGAGGACCCGCACCGGAGGTCACTCCCGCCCGGTCACCCCTGCGGCTTCTCCGAGTCCACCCCCGACCGCTCCTTCTTCCACAGTCCGCGCGTGAAGTCCGGGATCGCCTGCGGTGCCCCGTGCGCCTTGATCGAGGCATGGCTCAGCGGCACCGGCGCGGTCCAGGTGGCGGCGTCGTACACGTCGAAGTCCGGTACGAGCCCGAGCCGCATGCACTGCATCAGCCGGAACAGCATGATGTAGTCCATCCCGCCGTGTCCGCCGGGAGGGTTGGAGTGCTCCTTCCACAGCCAGTGATCCCAGTCGGCGTACGCCCCGAAGTCGCCCCAGGCGTCATCTGTGTGGTCGGGCTCTAGGTAAATCCGCTCCGGGTAGTCCTCGAAGACACCCTTCGTGCCGCCGAGACTGTTGATCCGCGAGTAGGGATGTGGCGTCGACACATCGTGTTCGAGCCGGATCACCCGCCCTTTCGCCGTCTGTACGAGGCTGATGGTCCGGTCGCTCTCGATGTACGTCTCCTTCCAGCTCGGGTCGCCCGGCGGCATGTTCGCGGCGCGGTACTCGGCCAGTCCGAGCGAGGGCGTGCCGAAGCTGGAGACGTGGGTGACACGGTCACCGCGATTGACGTCCATGTAGTTGGCGACGGGCCCGAAACCGTGGTTCGGGTAGAGGTCGCCGCGCAGCCGGGTGTGCCAGAGCCGCCGCCAGGGGCCCTCGTAGTAGTCCGGGTCGAACATCAGGCCCCGCAGATCGTGGTTGTAGGCGCCCGCGCCGTGCAGCAGCCGGCCGAACTTCCCGGCGTGCGCCATGCGCAGGACCCGCATCTCGTTCCTGCCGTAGCAGCAGTTCTCCAGCTGCATGCAGTGTCTGCGGGTGCGCTCGGAGAGGTCGACCAGCTCCCAGAGCTGGTCGAGGCGCATCGCGATCGGACACTCCACGCCGACGTGCTTGCCGCTGAGCATCGCCGTCTTCGCCATCTCGAAGTGCCAGTCCCAGGGCGTCGCCACGTACACGAAGTCGAGGTCGCCGCGCTCGCACAGACCGACGAAGTCGTGATCGCCCTTCGTGTACGTCGCCGGGGCGGGCTGTCCCGCGGCCACCACTTTGGCCGCGGCGCTCGCGGTCTTGTCCTTGACCGGGTCGCACAGCGCGACGACGCGGACTCCGTCGAGGGCGAGGAACAGGTCGATCATGCCGTTGCCACGGTTGCCGAGCCCGATGATCCCCACCCGTACCGTGCCGCGCCCCTCGAAGGGCACGCCGATCATGGTTCTGCCCTTCGCGGCGGGCATGGCGGACTCGGCTTCCGCCGCGGCCCCGGGTGCGGCCTCCGCCGCCGCCCCGGGCTCGGCCGCGTGAGCCGTGCCCCCACCCGCGAGCGCGCCGATCCCCAGACCCGCTCCGGCGGCTCCGGCAGTGCGCAGGACCGAGCGTCGGGAGTAGCCCTTGGGGTTCTCGTCAGGTTCCGGTGTCGCGTGCTCGTCGTGCATCGGACCTCCTCGGTGGGTGAGCGCGGGTTCGGCGCGCTGTCACCCTCCTAGGGGGCCGACCGGGTCGCAAGGGGCCGAAGTGGCCAGGGAGTTGGACTTCCGGGGCTGGGTCTTTGGACTTCTGTGCGCGGGTGAGAGTGGGCGGCGCGGAGCCATCGCCAGCCCGGCCCGGTGGTGGAGCGGGGCATGCGTCGGCCCGTGGTCCGCAGTGGGAGCGGGCCCCTCACCCTGTCGGCGCGCCTTCCGGCGGCCCCCGTCGGCACCACCCCGTTCAGCAGTCGCGCTTGGGCGCCTCCACCGCGCCCATTCCGTCCACCAGCGTGTCCAGCAGCCCCCCAAGGACCTTGCGCTGGTCGTCCGAGAGCGGTGCCAGGATGTCCTCCGCCGCGGTCCGCCGCGCGGCGCGCAGCTCGCGCAGGGCCCCGCGGCCGTCGTCCGTGAGCTCGATGCGGATCACCCGGCGGTTGGTGGGGTCCGGTACGCGACGCACCTTGCCGCTCGCCTCCAGACCGTCGACCAGCGTCGTCACGGCCCGGGGCACCACCTCCAGCCGCTCGGCCAGGTCGGCCATGCGCGGCGGCGAGCCGTAGTGCGCGAGGGTGCGCAGGAGCCGGGACTGGGCCGGAGTGATGCCGAGCCCGCGCTTCTCCAGCTGACGCTTCTGGATGCGGTGCACACGGCGGGTCAACCGCAGCAGCTGCTCGGCGAGCAGACCGTCGGCGTCGGGGGTGTCCATGACGGGAACAATATCAGGACCTCGTTCATTGTGAGTATAGGTAACAATGAGCTATGCTCCGTCAGTCATCGTTCTCTCACCCTCCGTAGGAGCCCATGCCCCGCGACGACATCAACTGGACACCGCCACCTGTCGAGGACGGACAGCCCCGGCAGGTGCGCCGCATTCTCAAGCTCTTCCGTCCCTACCGCGGCCGACTGGCCGTAGTAGGCCTCCTCGTGGGCGCCGCGTCCCTGGTCTCGGTCGCCACGCCCTTCCTGCTCAAGGAGATCCTCGACACCGCGATCCCGCAGGGCCGCACCGGCCTGCTGAGCCTGCTCGCGCTCGGCATGATTCTCAGTGCCGTCCTCGGCGGTGTCTTCGGAGTCCTGCAGACCCTCATCTCCACGACGGTCGGCCAGCGCGTCATGCACGACCTGCGCACCGCCGTCTACGGCCGGCTGCAGCGCATGTCGCTCGCCTTCTTCACCAGGACCCGCACCGGCGAGGTCCAGTCGCGCATCGCGAACGACATCGGCGGTATGCAGGCCACGGTCACCTCGACCGCCACCTCGCTCGTCTCGAACCTCACCAGCGTCATCGCCACGATCGTCGCGATGGTCGCCCTGGACTGGCGGCTGACCGTCGTCTCGCTGCTCCTGCTGCCGGCGTTCGTGTGGATCAGCCGCCGCGTCGGCAACGAACGCAAGAAGATCACCACCGAGCGCCAGAAGCAGATGGCCGCCATGGCCGCCACCGTCACCGAGTCGCTCTCCGTCAGCGGCATCCTGCTCGGCCGCACGATGGGCCGCTCGGACTCGCTCACCCGCTCCTTCGCCGACGAGTCCGAGGGCCTCGTCGACCTGGAGGTCCGGTCGAACATGGCGGGCCGCTGGCGGATGGCCGTCATCGGGATCGTCATGGCCGCCATGCCGGCCGTCATCTACTGGACCGCGGGCATGGCCCTCCAGTTCGGCGGACCCGCCATCTCCATCGGCACGCTCGTCGCCTTCGTCTCGCTCCAGCAGGGCCTCTTCCGGCCGACCGTGAGTCTGCTGTCCACCGGCGTCCAGATCCAGACCTCGCTCGCCCTGTTCCAGCGCATCTTCGAGTACCTCGACCTGCCCATCGACATCACCGAGCCCGAGGATCCGATCCACCTCGACCAGGTCAAGGGAGACGTGCGCTTCGAGGGCGTGGAGTTCCGCTACGACGACAAGAGCGGCCCCGTCCTCGACGGCATCGACATCACCGTGCCCGCCGGCGGCAGCCTCGCCGTCGTCGGCGCCACCGGCGCGGGCAAGTCCACGCTCAGCTACCTGGTGCCGCGTCTGTACGACGTCACGGGCGGCCGTGTCACGCTCGACGGGGTGGACGTGCGCGACCTCGACTTCGACACCCTCGCCCGCGGGATCGGCGTCGTCTCCCAGGAGACGTACCTCTTCCACGCCACGGTCGCCGAGAACCTGCGGTTCGCCAAGCCGGACGCCACCGACGAGCAGCTGTACGAGGCCGCGAAGGCCGCGCAGATCCACGACCACATCGCGTCGCTGCCCGACGGGTACGACACGGTGGTGGGGGAGCGCGGACACCGGTTCTCCGGCGGCGAGAAGCAGCGCCTGGCCATCGCCCGGACGATTCTGAGGGACCCGCCGGTCCTGATCCTCGACGAGGCGACCAGCGCCCTGGACACCCGCACCGAGCGAGCCGTTCAGGAGGCCATCGACGCCCTGTCGGCCAACCGGACCACCCTCACCATCGCGCACCGGCTGTCCACCATTCGGGGCGCCGACCAGATCGTGGTCCTGGACGGTGGCCGACCGGCGGAACGGGGCACGCACGAGGAGCTGTTGGAGCGCGAGGGCCGCTACGCCGCACTGGTCCGCAGAGACGCCCAACTGGAGCCAACAAGATGAATATATGTCGAGATTATGGCGATATGCGGGTTACCGTGCCCGCATGCAGATCTACACGCCGCCCAGTCGGCCACGGAGAACGATTCGACTGACGAGCCGGGGCCGGACCGCCCTCATCGTGACCGGCGCCGTCGTGGCGGCCACCGCCGTGGCGGTGCCGCTGCTGAGCACGGACGAGAAGAAGGAGCCGCTCGCCCTGGTGGTCCCGGAGGGCTGGCGCGCCGGCCAGGTCTACGAGGCCGTCGACAAGGTCCTCGCCCTGCCCGGGGGCACCACGAAGAAGTCCCTGGAGAAGGCGAACCTCAAGCTTCCGAACGACGCGAGCGGCAACCCCGAGGGGTATCTGTTCCCGGCCACGTATCCCATCGACAAGAAGTCGACCCCGGTGTCCCTGCTGACGTACATGGTCGATACGGCGAACAAGAGGTTCGGCGGCGGGACGGTCACGGCCGGGGCCGAGCGGAACGCGATGAACGTCTATCAGACCGTCACCGTGGCGAGCATGGTCCAGGCCGAGGCGGCCACCAAGAAGGACATGGGCAGGGTGGCCCGCGTGATCTACAACCGGCTCGACCGGGGCATGCCGCTGCAGATGGACTCCACGATCAACTACGCGCTGAACCGCAACACCCTCCGCACCAGTGAGAACGACACGCGGCTCAACAGCCCGTACAACACGTACGTGCGGATGGGGCTGCCGCCGTCGCCTATCGCCAACCCCGGTGAGGAGGCGATGCGTGCCGCGGTCGCTCCGCCGCAGGGCGACTGGCTCTACTTCGTCACCGTCAAGCCCGGTGACACACGTTTCACCGCCGACTACGAGGAGCACCGGAGGAACGTCGCGGAGTTCAACCGCACCAACAAGAGCGCGTCGCCGAAGTCCGGCTGAGCTCATCCCACCGGCGCAACCTTCGTCGCAGCCCTCGGGGCGGTGTCCGGGGCGACCGCCGGCAGCCGCCTGATGTCCCGCACCGCCGAGCGCCCGGCGCGGTTGGCTCCTATCGTGCTGGCCGACGGCCCGTACCCGACCAGATGGATCCGCGGATCGGCGACCGCGCGGGTCCCCTCGACACGGATGCCGCCGCCGGGCTCACGCAGCCGCAGTGGTGCCAGATGGTCGATCGCGGCGCGGAAACCGGTCGCCCACAGAATGACGTCGGCGGCCACGCGACGCCCGTCGTCCCACTCCACGCCGTCCGGAGTGATCCGGTCGAACATCGGCAGCCGGTCCAGGACACCGTCCTCGATGCCCTGCCGGATCGCGTCGTTGAGCGGCAGCCCGGTCACCGACACGACACTCTTCGGCGGCAGCCCCTGACGGACCCGCTCCTCCACCAGCGCGACCACTTCCCGGCCCACGTCCTCGGTGAACGGACCCTCGCGGAACACCGGCGGCCGCCGCGTCACCCAGGTGGTCCCGGCCGCGTACGGCGCTATCTCCAGCAGATGCTGCGTGCCGGACGCGCCCCCGCCGACCACGACGACCCGCTGGCCGGCGAACTCCTCGGGACCCGGGTACTGGGCCGTGTGCAACTGCCGCCCCCGGAAGGTCTCCTGCCCCGGGTAGCGCGGCCAGAACGGCCGGTCCCAGGTGCCCGTCGCGTTGATCAGCGCCCGCGTCGTCCACGTACCGTCGGAGGTCTCGACGAGCAGCCGGCCTCCATCGCCCTCGCGCACGGCCTTCACGTCGACCGGCCGCCGCACCCGCAGATCGAAGGTGCGCTCGTAGGTGTCGAAGTACTCCGCGATGACCTCGGAGGACGGCCGCGCCGGATCCGCGTCCGTCAGCTCCATGCCCGGCAGGGCGTGCATGCCGTGCACCTTGCCGTACGTGAGGGACCGCCACCGGAACTGCCACGCCCCGCCCGCCCGCGGAGCGTGGTCCAGGACCACGAAGTCCCGCTCCGGCTCGAAGCCCGTGCGCCGCAGGTGATAGGCGCTGGACAGTCCGGCCTGCCCGGCGCCGATCACGACGACATCGATTTCCCGCACTGCCCCCGCCTGCGCTCCGGTGTTGTTCACGCTTCTACCAACCCCGCCGATGGCAAGGATCTTCCCGCGCCCCTTCAGGGGCGCGGGGAACCGCGCGATCAGCCACGGACGGCCCGCAGATGGCGAACGGTGCTACCAGCCGATCGCTCAGCGACCGCCGGCGACCAGAATCGGCGCCCCGGAGGCAGGAACACGCGACAACAGCCCCCGCACGGCCAGCTCGGGAATGACCCCCTCCCCGAACCAGTACGCCTCCTCCAGATGCGGATACCCGGACAGCACGAAGTGCTCGACGCCCAACGCGTGGTACTCCTCGATCCGGTCGGCGACCTCGGCATGGCTGCCGACGAGCGCCGTACCGGCGCCACCACGCACGAGACCCACGCCCGCCCACAGATTCGGGGAGATCTCCAGCCGGTCGGACGAACCGCCGTGCAGCGCGAGCATGCGCTGCTGGCCGACGGACTCGCTGCGGCCGAGCGCCGCCTGCGCGGCGGCGATGGACTCCGGGTCGAGGTCGTCGAGCAGACGACCCGCCGTCCGCCACGCCTCGGCCGACGAGTCCCGCGAGATCGTGTGCAGCCGGATGCCGAAGCGGACCGTACGCCCCTCGCGCTCGGCGAGCGAGCGGATCCAGTCGATCTTCTCCTTGACCTGCGCCGGCGGCTCGCCCCAGGTCAGATACACATCCGCGTGCCGCGCCGCGACCGGCCCCGCGGCCGCCGAGGAACCGCCGAAGAAGATCTCCGGCAGCGGATCCGGTGGCAGCGCGGTCAGCCCGCCCTCGACCTGGTAGTGCGCCCCGTCGAAGTCGTACGGCTGCCCGCTCCACACCCCGCGCACGACGGACAGGAACTCGTCCGTGCGCGCGTACCGCTGGTCGTGGCCGAGTCGGTCGCCGAAGCGGCGCTGCTCGGTGGAGTCGCCGCCGGTGACGACGTTCAGGAGCAGCCGGCCCCGGGTGATGCGCTGGTATGTGGCAGCCATCTGAGCGGCGAGCGTCGGCGAGATGACTCCGGGCCGGAACGCGACCAGGAACTTCAGCCGCTCGGTGTGCTGGGCCAGCGCCACCGTCGTCAGCCAGGCGTCCTCGCACCACGTACCGGTAGGTGTGAGCACCGCCTCGAAGCCCAACTGCTCAGCCGCCTTGGCGATTTGGGCCAGATACTCGATGTCGGGCGGGCGCACCCCACTGACCGGCCGGGTGCGGTCGACGGGGTTGGCCGCGTAGGCGTGCCGGTCCACGAGGGTGCGGCCGTCGCCGCCCGTCGGCAGGAACCAGTGCAGATGTACGGTCATGACGTCACGACTCCTTCGAGGGGCGAGGAGTGGTGGTGGACGGCGGCAGGTCGCCGTTGAAGCGGGTGTCCACGAAGTCGCCGAAGTCGACCTTGCGGGGGATGAGCTTCAGGTCGGTGAACGTGTCCGCGATCTCCTGCTCGGAGGCGATGAGCGGCTTGTCGATGGCCACCGGAACCCTGGTCGCGTTGGTCCGCTTCACCGAGGCCAGCGCCACCTCGTAGGGCAGCCCGGTGTCCTTCGCCCAGACCTTGGCCCACTCCTCGGGGTGCTCGTAGACCCAGTCCTGCGCCCGCCGCAGCCGGTCCAGGTAGTCGCGGATCGCCGCGGCCTTCTTCTTGTCCTTGAGCGCTCCGGGCGCCGCCACCTGGAAGGTGAGCCCGTTGACCACGTCGTCGCCGTCCGTCAGGACCCTGCCCTGCTTGGCCTGCAGCACCTGGGAGGTGTACGGATCCCAGACCGCCCACGCGTCGACCTTGCCGGAGGTGAACGCGGCCAGCGCGTCGGCGGGCTGGAGGTACTTCACCTTGACGTCGCCCAGCGTCAGCCCGGCCGCCTTGAGCGACGCGACCAACTGGTAGTGCGCGGACGAACCCTGCGCCACCGCGACCGACTTGCCCTTCAGCTCCTCGGCCTTCTTCAGCTTCGAGTCCTCGGGAACGAGGATCGCGTCGCCCTTGGACCTGCCCCGGTAGGCCGCGACGGCTGTGATCTTGGAGTCGGCGCCGGCCGCGAAGACCGGCGGGGTGTTGCCGACGCCGCCGATGTCGACGGCCTTGGCGTTGACCGCCTCCAGGAGGGGCGGGCCGGATGTGAACGTCGACCACTTGATCTTGTAGTCGAGGTTCTTGAGTTCTCCGGCGGCCCGCAGTACCGCTTCCGAACCGCCCTTCTGGTCACCGACGTTGAGGATGAGCGATCCCTTCCCGTCGGTTCCGTCGCCCGTCGAGGTGCTGGCCGACGAGTTCCCGCCGCAGGCCGAGGCCAGCAGGGCCAGGGGGAGGAGCAGGGCGGCGGGGACGAGGTGTCGTCGCATGAGGATTCCGTTCGGTGGGTGTTCAGAGGGGGGGGAGGGGGCGGCGTAACTGAGCTGTCTGTAGGGGAGGTTCAGGCGGCTTCGGCGGCGGTGTCGACGCCCAGCCGTTCCAGCAGCCCGGCGCGCAGCTCGGCGAACCGCGGGTCGGTGATGTCCCGCGGACGGTCCAGCTCGACCTCGGTCTCGTGCGCGATCACGCCGTCGTCCATCACGAGGACGCGGTCGGCCAGCAGTACCGCCTCCTCCACGTCGTGCGTGACCAGGAGGACGGCGCAGCCCCGCCGTTGCCACAGCTCGCCGACGAGCCGCTGGGCCTTGATCCGGGTCAGCGCGTCCAGCGCGCCGAACGGCTCGTCGAGCAGCAGCAGATCAGGTTCGCGCACCAACGCGCGGGCCAGCGAGGCGCGTTGGGCCTCTCCGCCGGAGAGGGTCTTGGGCCAGGCGTCGGCGCGGTCGGCGAGGCCCACCTCGGTCAACGCCTGCTCGGCGACGGCGCGTTCGGGCTTTCCGGGCAGCCCGAGCAGGACGTTGCGCCACACCTTCTTCCACGGCATCAGCCGGGGTGCCTGGAAGGCGACGGCCTTGCGGCGCGGCACGAGGACGGTGCCCTCGATGTCGCGGTCGAGCCCGGCGAGGATGCGCAGGAGGGTGGACTTGCCGCAGCCGCTGCGACCGAGGAGGGCCACGAACTCGCCCGGCCTCACGTCGAGTCGGAGGTTGTCGATGACGGCGCGGCCGTCGAAGGAGCGGGTCAGGCCGTCGACGCGTACCACCGAGGAGGGGGCGGGTGCGGCGGGAACGGTCGTGACCTTCTCGGTGGTCACCGGCCGGTGAACGTCGGTCGCCATTGCAGCAGCAGCCTTTCGAGGGAGCGGACGATGAAGTCGGCGAGCAGGCCGAGGAAGGCGTAGACGATCAGGCAGACCACGATCACGTCCGTACGCAGGAAGTCGCGCGCCTGGACCATCAGGAAGCCGATGCCGGCGTCCGCGTTGATCTGCTCGGCGAAGACGAGCGCCAGCCAGGCGATGCCC contains:
- a CDS encoding cation:dicarboxylate symporter family transporter gives rise to the protein MPPSVPSPRRVARILRTSLFAQVACALVLGIVVGRLWPDTATTFQPLGDGFVRLIKTVISPLVFCVVVVGIAKAGNLKAFGRIGLKALIWFEIASTAALLIGLIAANVFAPGSGMNVDPSKLDASAVDDKTAGGALPSTTEFVLNALPQSAVGAFAENSLLQVLVLACLTGAALLHLGHTKVPAILPAIEQAQEIIFAIVGFVMKLAPLAVFGAMVHLVGEYGLGVMKTYGKLIVLCYAVAVLFLVLLAVALKLVTGLSLWKFVRYTRAELLLALGTASSETVMPRMMQKLRQAGARDDAVGLVLPTGYSFNLDGASIYLSIGTLFIAQAVGVDLSLSQQVTVILVLMLTSKGMAGIPGSAFLALSATASSLGAIPAGAVALLLGVDRIMDSMRVVTNLLGNCVAVFAVSRWEGALDMDRAKKMLDGEIAFVEEDVTPAGSDPTAEVPSQTAKTAKTAQTAPADAPDAGEEPADTAEDPAGPKASLAKEPAGEVS
- a CDS encoding ArnT family glycosyltransferase, giving the protein MAALAAVLAAVLTALSGRYGYHRDELYFLAAGDHPAWGYVDQPPLTPFLARAATALFGDSTVALRVPATFAFVGAVFVVALVARELGGDRRTQVVAAGLAGVSAQPLGVGHMMSTATFDLLAWLLICWLVLRLLRTGDGRWWLAIGLCVGVGLLNKYLVALLVVALLAGVLAVGPRRVLRRPWLLAGAAVALAVAAPNLWWQADHDWPQLTVAEGNGTDDGTENRILFVPEQLIYLSPLFVPVWVAGWLRLWRDPALRWARPAAVAYPLLCVLVVALGGKGYYVVPLLIVLLVAGCEPALAWTRRHGRTWPVVAVLVTVAVNAMVTLPVLPPSSLAVPMALNKEQGEQMGWPALADAAAEGWAAIPAGERARAVVFTQNYGEAGALDRYGPARGLPRPYSGHMSYADWGPPQDSADGPVLVVRQEDADGIERYFTDCRRVARVDNGHGVENEEQGAAVVLCSGTTQPWSRLWPSLRHYY
- a CDS encoding Gfo/Idh/MocA family protein — its product is MHDEHATPEPDENPKGYSRRSVLRTAGAAGAGLGIGALAGGGTAHAAEPGAAAEAAPGAAAEAESAMPAAKGRTMIGVPFEGRGTVRVGIIGLGNRGNGMIDLFLALDGVRVVALCDPVKDKTASAAAKVVAAGQPAPATYTKGDHDFVGLCERGDLDFVYVATPWDWHFEMAKTAMLSGKHVGVECPIAMRLDQLWELVDLSERTRRHCMQLENCCYGRNEMRVLRMAHAGKFGRLLHGAGAYNHDLRGLMFDPDYYEGPWRRLWHTRLRGDLYPNHGFGPVANYMDVNRGDRVTHVSSFGTPSLGLAEYRAANMPPGDPSWKETYIESDRTISLVQTAKGRVIRLEHDVSTPHPYSRINSLGGTKGVFEDYPERIYLEPDHTDDAWGDFGAYADWDHWLWKEHSNPPGGHGGMDYIMLFRLMQCMRLGLVPDFDVYDAATWTAPVPLSHASIKAHGAPQAIPDFTRGLWKKERSGVDSEKPQG
- a CDS encoding peptide-N4-asparagine amidase yields the protein MRRRIIMSMLAGVTLVAGALLGAAPAQSADVPAEFGADWHDPVTAAPPVTRPDTKSCDVTVAEAQFRDFTPYKGTYAPPRGCGDRWNKVVLRLDGKVKGRQFDRLGYLHIGGVEVFRTSTPQPSPDGIEWSVEKDVTRYSDTLREDQDVEMLIGNVVDDTYTGIIDVKVTLTFYAGEPAATINAGETAVKTPDRVLTLQDGTLTTPRNSERIVAEVYATGSGGGCEEYWYLTVPDVAPYSCKAGDGPYREVQVKVDGRLAGIAAPFPTVWTGGWSNPFLWYVIPGPRAFDIKPVEYDLTPFAGLLNDGRPHRIDVSVVGVPEGQAGWSTPVNVLVWQDAKSKHVTGKLTAHRAGDLDNSSAYTPGSEHRLDTEAGHRLTVAGYVDTSHGRVKTTVDRRLANTSVHRWTDGENTDALKGTWTDDETVTVDGRGPAKSTRTHRTYTMDGTTTLGAGDRLRTVLSLGDRAAVEETRGGRRTAWSRLDDSYAGDATYTANVPRDQRHAVGTTSERYRLYGTGGCHDRTLVTVQGTLTEDRAAC